A region of Salvelinus alpinus chromosome 6, SLU_Salpinus.1, whole genome shotgun sequence DNA encodes the following proteins:
- the LOC139578425 gene encoding glypican-1-like: MDFLQALLFLCLSAIPLSADNASSKARSCSDVRQFYSGKGFTLNGVPHTEISGEHLRICPQGYTCCTSAMEETLSNLSRREFEGLVREAGRSLQASLNAQYRSFDTYFTDLLNSSERSLQESFLAKLSSLYSKNAPVFQDLYTDLRRYYRGSAVNLEETLNDFWARLLEHLFKASALPQYTLTDDYLECVAKQTETLRPFGDVPRDLKSKVTRVLVAARSFVQGLTVSGEVVRKVSQVPLSPECTRAMMKLVYCPHCRGLASVKPCANYCRNVMKGCLANQADLDTEWQNLIDTMLQVASSFSSDPSVDVVIYSIPLRISDAILYMQENTEVFTSKVFQACGTPKVAGTQSSGSEERKKRVNPASTAMEYKPSPTAGVRLEMQISDVSSKLREMQQYWVQLPAALCSSKVAAGAASDDKCWNGMTKARYLLEVMGDGLASQINNPEVDIDITKPDMTIRQQIMQLKIMTNRLRNALNGNDVDFQDASDDVSGSGSGMCTGESCARNGPRVIVPKADSTRYYNHPENKKVKSTGTQTHPSILLLLLSLATLLRRR, translated from the exons GTGAGCACCTTCGGATCTGTCCCCAGGGGTACACCTGCTGTACCAGTGCCATGGAGGAGACCCTGTCCAACCTGAGTCGCAGGGAGTTTGAGGGCCTGGTCAGAGAGGCTGGACGCTCGCTACAGGCCTCTCTCAATGCACAGTACAGGAGCTTCGACA catACTTCACAGACCTCCTGAATAGCTCAGAGCGCTCCCTCCAGGAGTCcttcctggccaaactgagctcCCTCTACTCCAAGAACGCCCCTGTGTTCCAGGACCTGTACACTGACCTGCGTCGCTACTACCGTGGCTCCGCTGTCAACCTGGAGGAGACGCTCAACGACTTCTGGGCACGGCTGCTGGAGCACCTGTTCAAGGCCTCCGCCCTCCCACAGTACACTCTCACTGATGACTATCTGGAGTGTGTCGCCAAGCAGACGGAGACCCTGCGGCCCTTTGGGGATGTTCCCCGCGACCTCAAGTCCAAGGTCACTCGGGTCTTGGTGGCGGCGCGGTCATTCGTCCAGGGCCTGACCGTCAGTGGAGAGGTGGTCCGCAAAGTCTCCCAG GTACCTCTCAGCCCAGAGTGTACCCGTGCCATGATGAAGCTGGTGTACTGTCCTCACTGTAGAGGCCTGGCCTCAGTCAAGCCCTGTGCCAACTACTGCAGAAATGTCATGAAGGGATGCCTCGCCAACCAGGCCGACCTCGACACCGAGTGGCAGAACCTCATCG ACACCATGCTGCAGGTGGCATCTAGTTTCAGTTCTGACCCCAGCGTGGACGTGGTCATCTACTCCATCCCCCTCCGTATCTCAGACGCCATCCTCTACATGCAGGAGAACACAGAGGTCTTCACCAGCAAG GTATTTCAGGCCTGTGGGACCCCCAAGGTGGCAGGCACACAAAGTTCAGGGTctgaggagagaaagaagagagttaACCCCGCCAGCACCGCAATGGAGTACAAACCTAGCCCCACCGCAGGGGTCCGGCTGGAGATGCAG ATATCTGATGTGTCCAGTAAGCTGCGGGAGATGCAGCAGTACTGGGTCCAGCTGCCAGCTGCTCTGTGCAGTAGTAAAGTGGCAGCAGGAGCAGCTAGTGATGACAAGTGCTGGAATGGCATGACCAAGGCCAG GTATCTTCTTGAGGTGATGGGCGACGGCCTGGCCAGCCAGATCAACAACCCAGAAGTGGACATCGACATCACCAAGCCAGACATGACTATCCGCCAGCAGATCATGCAGCTGAAGATCATGACCAACCGGCTGAGGAACGCCCTCAACGGCAATGACGTGGACTTCCAGGATGCCA GTGATGACGTCAGTGGTTCAGGAAGTGGAATGTGTACAGGCGAGTCGTGTGCCCGCAATGGACCTCGTGTCATTGTGCCCAAAGCAGACAGCACCAGATACTACAATCATCCTGAGAACAAGAAGGTGAAGAGCACAGGAACCCAGACccacccctccatcctcctcctcctgctctcatTGGCCACACTGCTGCGCAGGCGATAA